A stretch of Endozoicomonas sp. SCSIO W0465 DNA encodes these proteins:
- the der gene encoding ribosome biogenesis GTPase Der — protein MVPVIALVGRPNVGKSTLFNRLTRSRDALVANVAGLTRDRKYGEGKIGSHPYIVVDTGGISGDEAGIDSAMAEQSLAAISEADVVLFLVDARAGLTAADEMIALHLRKQGKKYHLVLNKVDRVDAEQAETDFASLGIGDAYHIAAVHGRGVSNMINDVLLECADGEADDSDELSTRPRGIKIGIVGRPNVGKSTLVNRLLGEERVVVYDQAGTTRDSVYIPYERFGQEYTLIDTAGVRRRGRVSESIEKFSVIKTLQAIEDANVVVLVLDAREGIVEQDLHLLGFVLDAGRAVVIALNKWDGMQEEHKTQVKQELKRRLGFINYARIHMISAKHGTGVGNLYDSIEEAYEAATSKLSTNRLTRILEDAVKEHQPPMVNNRRIKLRYCHAGAMNPPTIIIHGNQTERVPAAYRRYLENTFRKVLKIMGTPIRIEFRSGDNPYAETRELDQKQAHRKRRVEKSAQFAREKRKTKRS, from the coding sequence ATGGTTCCTGTAATTGCCCTGGTGGGGCGGCCAAATGTTGGCAAGTCTACCCTTTTTAACCGTCTGACCCGTTCCCGGGATGCTTTGGTAGCCAATGTGGCCGGGTTAACCCGAGACCGGAAATACGGTGAGGGCAAGATTGGTTCGCACCCTTATATTGTCGTCGATACCGGCGGTATCTCGGGTGATGAAGCGGGGATTGACTCTGCCATGGCAGAACAGTCGCTGGCGGCCATCAGTGAGGCAGATGTTGTTCTGTTTCTGGTTGATGCCCGGGCTGGGTTGACCGCTGCTGATGAAATGATCGCTTTGCACCTTCGCAAGCAGGGCAAAAAGTATCACCTGGTACTTAATAAAGTGGACAGGGTTGATGCCGAGCAGGCGGAGACGGACTTTGCTTCCCTGGGTATTGGTGATGCCTATCATATTGCCGCCGTGCACGGGCGGGGCGTCAGCAACATGATCAATGATGTGCTGCTGGAGTGTGCTGACGGCGAGGCTGATGACTCCGACGAGCTGTCAACCAGGCCAAGAGGTATCAAGATTGGCATTGTGGGTCGTCCGAATGTCGGTAAATCTACCCTGGTTAATCGCCTGTTGGGTGAAGAACGTGTGGTTGTATACGATCAGGCGGGAACGACACGTGACAGCGTTTATATTCCTTATGAACGTTTTGGTCAGGAGTATACATTGATTGATACTGCCGGTGTTCGCAGGCGTGGCAGGGTATCTGAATCTATTGAAAAATTTTCGGTAATCAAGACGCTGCAGGCCATTGAAGATGCCAATGTAGTCGTTCTGGTTCTGGATGCTCGTGAAGGTATTGTAGAGCAGGATTTGCACCTGCTGGGCTTTGTGCTTGATGCTGGCCGTGCTGTGGTTATTGCACTGAATAAGTGGGATGGCATGCAAGAAGAGCATAAGACGCAAGTAAAGCAAGAGCTGAAGCGTCGACTCGGGTTTATCAACTATGCTCGGATTCATATGATTTCGGCAAAACACGGAACCGGTGTTGGTAATCTTTATGACTCCATTGAAGAGGCTTATGAAGCTGCTACCAGTAAGTTGTCGACCAATCGTCTGACGCGAATTCTGGAGGATGCGGTTAAGGAGCATCAACCACCTATGGTCAACAATCGTCGTATCAAGCTGCGTTACTGCCATGCTGGTGCCATGAATCCCCCAACGATTATCATTCATGGTAACCAGACTGAGCGGGTGCCTGCGGCATATCGACGTTATCTTGAAAATACCTTCCGTAAAGTGCTGAAGATTATGGGGACGCCTATTCGAATTGAGTTCCGTTCGGGTGATAACCCTTATGCTGAAACCAGGGAACTTGATCAGAAGCAGGCTCACCGCAAGCGTAGAGTTGAAAAATCTGCACAATTTGCCAGGGAAAAGCGTAAGACAAAACGTTCCTGA
- a CDS encoding CesT family type III secretion system chaperone: protein MSFEKLMNSYAARQQMGALEYENDRYALVVDDRLEVACFQAHGRFYVYSIISKLPEDNGKRQDLLMGLLEKNLALVAAERVSLCIDPDENALAVYVSAPIRSLSVDVIEEAIVALANNHALFVKWVGQSAPSPGSAMMFLP from the coding sequence ATGAGCTTTGAAAAATTAATGAATTCGTACGCCGCTCGTCAACAGATGGGTGCACTGGAGTATGAAAATGATCGATATGCTCTGGTGGTTGATGATCGGTTAGAGGTGGCCTGTTTCCAGGCCCATGGTCGCTTTTATGTTTATAGCATCATCAGCAAGCTGCCTGAGGATAACGGTAAGCGTCAAGATCTTTTGATGGGGCTTTTGGAAAAAAATCTGGCTTTGGTTGCCGCTGAACGTGTTTCATTGTGTATCGACCCTGATGAAAATGCACTTGCTGTATACGTCTCAGCTCCAATCCGGAGTCTCAGTGTTGATGTTATTGAAGAGGCCATTGTTGCATTAGCCAATAATCATGCCCTTTTTGTAAAATGGGTTGGTCAAAGTGCTCCATCTCCCGGCTCTGCCATGATGTTCCTGCCCTAA
- the xseA gene encoding exodeoxyribonuclease VII large subunit, protein MHHFTDSFTDNLTDNATNTPAHNIEGPAKALSVTELNGKARRLLEMNFNNVRVEGELSGLARPSSGHWYFTLKDKQSQIRCAMFRNRNQSLKFVPTEGMLLMVRGRVSLYEGRGDYQLIVEHMDNAGTGDLRKAFEVLKTKLAAEGLFDIARKQPLPSHPKHIGVITSPTGAAIRDILTVMKRRFPAIPVTIIPSAVQGEQAKYELVSAIKLAKNANRFDVLIVGRGGGSLEDLWPFNEELVARAIANCPIPIVSAVGHEIDFTIADFVADHRAATPSAAAEILSPDRQAMLNQLHLLSRKLTTLTRHKLQLCQKETDNLQKRLRHPGDRLRDNSQRLDDLEIRLRQAITLKLERAQSSLGRVRDRTHQQNPQRKLELLKNRNEHMGQKLIQLVLNCLERRQLKLEKVSGELSAVSPLATLSRGYTLTMVGESIIRSSRQLREGERVTTRFSEGKAVCKVEKITC, encoded by the coding sequence ATGCACCATTTTACTGACAGCTTCACCGACAACCTCACCGACAACGCCACCAACACACCGGCTCACAACATTGAGGGACCCGCAAAAGCGCTTTCTGTTACGGAGTTAAATGGTAAAGCCAGGCGATTGCTGGAGATGAATTTCAATAATGTCCGTGTTGAGGGCGAACTGTCCGGACTGGCCCGCCCCAGCTCCGGGCACTGGTATTTCACCCTGAAGGACAAACAGTCACAGATCCGCTGCGCCATGTTCCGCAACCGTAACCAGTCGCTTAAGTTTGTCCCGACGGAAGGCATGCTGCTTATGGTCAGGGGACGGGTAAGCCTTTATGAAGGGCGAGGCGATTATCAACTGATTGTCGAACATATGGATAATGCCGGCACCGGCGACCTCCGGAAAGCCTTTGAAGTCCTCAAGACGAAACTGGCCGCTGAAGGCCTGTTCGACATCGCTCGCAAACAACCCCTACCGTCTCATCCGAAGCATATTGGCGTAATCACTTCACCCACGGGAGCAGCCATCCGGGACATTCTAACCGTAATGAAAAGACGCTTTCCCGCCATACCGGTCACGATCATTCCCAGCGCAGTTCAGGGAGAACAGGCAAAATACGAACTGGTCAGTGCAATAAAACTGGCAAAAAACGCCAACCGGTTTGATGTATTGATCGTTGGTCGCGGAGGTGGTTCACTGGAAGACTTGTGGCCATTTAATGAAGAGTTGGTCGCCAGGGCGATAGCAAACTGCCCTATTCCCATTGTCAGCGCCGTAGGTCATGAGATTGACTTCACCATTGCTGACTTTGTTGCAGACCACCGGGCGGCGACGCCATCCGCTGCCGCTGAAATCCTCAGCCCGGACCGTCAAGCCATGTTGAACCAGCTGCACCTGCTCAGCAGAAAGCTCACCACACTGACACGCCATAAGTTGCAGTTGTGCCAGAAAGAAACTGATAACCTGCAAAAACGGTTAAGACACCCGGGAGATCGTCTGAGAGACAACAGCCAGCGGCTGGATGACCTGGAAATCCGGTTAAGGCAGGCCATTACCCTGAAACTGGAACGCGCTCAATCGAGCCTGGGCCGGGTCAGAGATCGTACACATCAGCAAAACCCCCAGCGCAAATTGGAACTTCTGAAAAATCGTAATGAACACATGGGCCAAAAGCTGATTCAACTGGTATTAAACTGCCTGGAAAGACGGCAACTGAAACTGGAGAAAGTGTCTGGAGAATTGAGTGCCGTGAGTCCATTAGCAACACTTTCAAGAGGCTATACCCTGACGATGGTGGGAGAATCGATTATCAGGAGTAGCCGACAGCTCCGGGAAGGAGAACGGGTAACCACACGCTTCTCTGAAGGCAAGGCGGTCTGCAAGGTCGAAAAAATCACCTGTTAA
- the guaB gene encoding IMP dehydrogenase, translated as MLRIAQDALTFDDVLLLPGYSEVLPKDVSLKTKLTRGIELSIPLISAAMDTVTEASLAIAMAQEGGIGIIHKNMTPGQQAAEVRKVKKHESGVVKDPITIDAGATVRDLLELTSRHNISGVPVLSGSDLVGIVTSRDVRFVSNLDKAVSEIMTQKDRLVTVKEGTDPETVRKLLHKHRIEKVLVVDDQFNLTGMMTVKDIKKAQQYPNASKDSQGQLRVGAAVGTGAETPDRVAALVAAGVDVIIVDTAHGHSRGVIERVKWVKENYPQVQVIGGNIATAEAGKALVEAGADGVKVGIGPGSICTTRIVTGIGVPQISAVANVVEALKDTGVPVIADGGIRFSGDLAKAIVAGASTVMLGSMLAGTEEAPGEVELYQGRSYKAYRGMGSLGAMSQASGSSDRYFQNAEEGAEKLVPEGIEGRVPYKGPLHAIIHQMVGGLRAAMGYTGSPDMETMRTRPQFVRVTNAGMAESHVHDVTITKEAPNYRVG; from the coding sequence ATGCTGAGAATTGCACAAGATGCACTCACTTTCGATGATGTCCTCCTCCTGCCCGGCTACTCCGAAGTCCTCCCCAAAGATGTCTCCCTGAAAACGAAGCTGACCCGCGGGATCGAGCTGAGTATTCCGCTGATTTCTGCAGCGATGGATACCGTTACCGAAGCCTCGCTGGCTATTGCCATGGCGCAGGAAGGCGGAATCGGGATTATTCACAAGAATATGACGCCCGGACAGCAGGCCGCTGAAGTCCGCAAGGTTAAGAAGCACGAAAGTGGTGTAGTTAAAGACCCCATTACCATTGATGCCGGTGCGACCGTCAGGGATCTGCTGGAGTTGACCTCCAGACATAACATTTCTGGTGTTCCCGTGCTTTCAGGCAGCGATCTGGTGGGTATTGTTACCAGTCGTGATGTCCGGTTTGTCTCCAATCTGGATAAAGCAGTTTCTGAGATCATGACCCAAAAAGATCGTCTGGTGACGGTTAAAGAAGGCACCGATCCGGAAACCGTTCGTAAACTGTTGCACAAGCATCGTATTGAAAAAGTGCTGGTGGTTGATGATCAGTTCAATCTTACCGGTATGATGACGGTAAAGGACATCAAAAAGGCCCAGCAGTACCCCAATGCGTCGAAAGACAGTCAGGGGCAGTTAAGGGTTGGCGCTGCAGTTGGTACCGGCGCTGAAACACCGGATCGTGTTGCTGCTCTGGTGGCTGCTGGTGTTGATGTCATTATCGTAGACACTGCTCATGGTCATTCCCGTGGCGTTATTGAGCGCGTGAAGTGGGTTAAGGAAAATTACCCTCAGGTTCAGGTAATTGGTGGCAATATTGCAACAGCAGAGGCGGGCAAGGCTCTGGTCGAAGCAGGTGCTGATGGTGTTAAGGTGGGAATTGGCCCGGGCTCTATCTGCACTACCCGTATTGTAACCGGTATTGGTGTGCCCCAGATCAGTGCCGTAGCCAATGTGGTTGAAGCGCTGAAAGATACCGGAGTTCCTGTTATTGCTGACGGCGGTATTCGTTTTTCAGGTGACTTGGCAAAAGCAATTGTTGCCGGAGCGAGTACGGTGATGCTGGGTAGTATGTTGGCAGGCACCGAAGAGGCTCCCGGAGAAGTGGAACTCTACCAGGGGCGAAGCTACAAAGCTTATCGTGGTATGGGCTCTCTGGGGGCCATGTCTCAGGCTTCCGGTTCCAGTGACCGTTATTTCCAGAATGCGGAAGAGGGTGCTGAAAAGTTGGTGCCAGAAGGTATTGAAGGTCGTGTGCCTTACAAGGGTCCTCTCCATGCCATTATCCATCAGATGGTGGGTGGTTTACGTGCAGCGATGGGTTATACCGGCTCTCCTGATATGGAAACCATGCGGACCCGGCCACAGTTTGTCCGTGTGACCAACGCCGGAATGGCCGAATCTCATGTTCATGATGTGACGATCACCAAAGAAGCACCTAACTACCGTGTTGGTTAA
- a CDS encoding Na+/H+ antiporter NhaC family protein: MELTSFSDSSLSLLAPAVAIILAVVTRKVLWSLGAGIITGALLLTGLNPLITIHRIVNGLVGVFWDGGLNLSNIYILLFLLVLGVITSLISISGGARAFGEWARQRVKTRQGAQVLTVFLGVIIFIDDYFNSLAVGSISKPLTDRHRVSRAKLAYLIDSTAAPICVITPISSWGAYIIALVGTIMATHGVGGESPVFSFLGMVPMNLYAIFALALVFFTAAMDLNVGSMAKHENAALSGSLFDANKGNPPGAPVLEEDKNGRVADLISPILVLVLATLAAMIWTGYTALAGNNQAFSILGAFENTDVTLSLISGGLIGLLFAIARLLSRNISGKTWRKALVEGSKSMLPAIYILVFAWVLTGIIGQLETGKYLASLVSGSISPSFLPMILFIVSGVMAFATGTSWGTFGIMLPIAGDMAAAADIAMMLPMLASVLAGAVFGDHCSPISDTTILSSTGASCHHMDHVNTQLPYALSIAAIAMFGYLVMGISHSISMGFVASLVAFTGLIILFRRVSLKSRSLSPASGHLAK, encoded by the coding sequence ATGGAATTAACCAGTTTCAGCGATTCGTCGCTATCTTTATTGGCTCCGGCTGTTGCGATCATTCTGGCGGTGGTAACCCGGAAAGTATTATGGTCTCTGGGAGCCGGAATCATCACCGGTGCTTTGCTGCTTACCGGCTTGAACCCGCTTATAACCATTCATCGCATTGTTAATGGGCTTGTTGGTGTATTTTGGGATGGAGGCCTCAATTTAAGCAATATCTATATTCTTTTGTTTTTGCTGGTTCTGGGTGTTATCACCAGCCTGATTAGTATTTCCGGTGGAGCCAGGGCCTTTGGTGAATGGGCGCGTCAACGTGTAAAGACCCGCCAGGGGGCGCAGGTGTTGACGGTTTTTCTTGGCGTTATTATTTTTATTGATGATTATTTTAATAGTCTTGCGGTGGGCAGTATCAGCAAGCCTCTCACTGACCGTCACAGGGTTTCACGAGCCAAACTGGCTTATTTAATTGACTCTACTGCTGCCCCGATCTGCGTTATTACACCCATTTCAAGCTGGGGTGCTTATATCATTGCCTTGGTCGGTACTATTATGGCGACCCACGGCGTTGGTGGTGAAAGCCCGGTCTTTTCATTTCTGGGCATGGTTCCTATGAACCTGTACGCAATTTTTGCACTGGCGCTCGTCTTCTTTACGGCGGCGATGGATCTCAATGTGGGGTCCATGGCAAAGCATGAGAATGCAGCGCTTTCAGGTAGTCTTTTTGATGCCAATAAGGGTAACCCGCCAGGGGCTCCAGTGCTGGAAGAAGATAAAAATGGCCGTGTGGCTGACCTGATTTCACCGATTCTGGTGTTGGTGCTGGCAACGCTGGCTGCCATGATCTGGACGGGGTATACCGCGCTTGCCGGTAATAATCAGGCATTTTCTATCCTTGGCGCCTTTGAGAATACGGATGTTACTTTATCGTTGATCAGTGGTGGGTTGATAGGACTCCTGTTTGCGATAGCCCGTCTGCTGAGTCGAAATATCTCTGGAAAAACCTGGAGGAAGGCACTGGTTGAGGGCAGTAAGTCCATGTTGCCAGCCATTTATATCCTTGTATTTGCCTGGGTTCTGACGGGAATAATCGGTCAGCTGGAGACCGGTAAGTACTTGGCCAGCCTGGTAAGTGGGAGCATTTCCCCCAGCTTCCTGCCCATGATTCTGTTTATTGTCTCTGGTGTGATGGCATTTGCTACCGGAACCAGTTGGGGGACTTTTGGTATCATGTTACCGATTGCCGGCGATATGGCAGCTGCAGCAGATATTGCCATGATGTTGCCTATGTTGGCCTCCGTTCTGGCTGGTGCTGTGTTTGGAGATCACTGTTCACCGATTTCTGATACAACGATCCTTTCGTCTACCGGGGCATCCTGTCACCATATGGATCACGTTAATACGCAGCTTCCATATGCACTCAGCATTGCGGCAATAGCCATGTTCGGTTATTTGGTAATGGGAATCAGCCACTCTATTTCAATGGGTTTTGTTGCATCACTCGTGGCGTTTACAGGCCTGATTATTCTGTTCAGGCGGGTCTCTTTAAAATCCCGCTCATTGTCACCAGCTTCCGGGCATCTGGCCAAGTAA
- a CDS encoding cupin domain-containing protein, giving the protein MKNNLFEHIPAELAEEFFETLQESGAVKIERIVSRGHATPDGEWYDQPWDEWVVLLSGSAVLEFAGERTPVTLCAGDYLLLPSGCVHRVAWTEPDVDTLWLAVHFNR; this is encoded by the coding sequence ATGAAAAACAATCTGTTCGAACACATACCTGCAGAACTGGCTGAAGAATTTTTTGAGACTCTGCAGGAATCAGGTGCTGTTAAGATAGAACGGATTGTCTCCCGTGGTCATGCGACGCCAGACGGGGAGTGGTATGACCAGCCCTGGGATGAGTGGGTGGTTCTTTTAAGTGGTTCTGCTGTGTTGGAGTTTGCAGGGGAAAGAACCCCTGTCACTCTCTGTGCCGGTGATTATCTTCTGTTGCCTTCCGGGTGTGTGCATCGGGTGGCCTGGACTGAGCCCGATGTGGATACCCTTTGGTTAGCCGTGCATTTTAACAGGTGA
- the guaA gene encoding glutamine-hydrolyzing GMP synthase — MSQDIHSDRILILDFGSQYTQLIARRIREIGVYCELHPYDMDEAMIREFNPKAIILSGGPESVTGDNSPRAAEVVFELGVPVLGICYGMQTMAEQMGGKVSTSDLREFGYAQVQLEEQVRLFDGIENHVCEGGHLTLDVWMSHGDKVTAIPDGFVVAASTGSCPIAAMACEEKRYYGVQFHPEVTHTTQGLRILERFVVDIAGCQKLWTPGKIIDDAIARVREQVGDQKVLLGLSGGVDSSVVAALLHKAIGDQLVCVFVDNGLLRQHEGDQVMAMFAQNMGVRVIRADSEELFLSRLKGVQDPEDKRKIIGNTFIEVFDEHASALDNIAFLAQGTIYPDVIESAGSATGKAHVIKSHHNVGGLPEDMKMELVEPLRELFKDEVRTIGLELGLPYDMVYRHPFPGPGLGVRILGEVKKEYADILRQADAIFIEELRKADWYQKTSQAFAVFLPVKSVGVVGDGRRYEYVIALRVVETVDFMTARWAHLPYELLEKVSNRIINEIEHVSRVTYDVSSKPPATIEWE; from the coding sequence ATGTCCCAGGATATCCATTCAGATCGAATTCTGATTCTTGATTTTGGTTCCCAGTACACTCAGCTTATCGCTCGTCGAATTCGTGAGATTGGCGTTTATTGTGAACTTCATCCATACGATATGGATGAGGCGATGATTCGGGAATTTAACCCGAAAGCGATCATTTTGTCTGGTGGCCCTGAGTCTGTTACTGGTGATAACTCCCCAAGGGCCGCCGAAGTGGTTTTTGAACTTGGCGTTCCTGTGTTGGGTATCTGTTACGGTATGCAAACCATGGCCGAGCAGATGGGTGGTAAGGTTAGCACCTCTGACTTGCGCGAGTTTGGTTATGCTCAGGTCCAACTGGAAGAACAAGTGCGCCTCTTTGATGGCATTGAAAACCATGTCTGTGAAGGTGGCCATCTTACCCTGGATGTCTGGATGAGCCATGGTGATAAAGTAACGGCAATACCTGATGGCTTTGTGGTTGCCGCTTCTACCGGCTCCTGCCCGATTGCTGCCATGGCTTGTGAAGAAAAGCGTTATTACGGTGTTCAGTTTCATCCTGAAGTGACCCATACCACCCAGGGATTACGAATTCTTGAGCGTTTTGTGGTTGACATTGCCGGGTGTCAGAAGCTGTGGACTCCGGGCAAAATCATTGATGATGCCATTGCCCGTGTCCGTGAGCAGGTGGGTGATCAAAAGGTGCTGCTGGGATTGTCCGGTGGTGTTGATTCCAGTGTAGTGGCCGCTCTGTTGCACAAAGCCATTGGTGATCAGCTGGTCTGTGTTTTTGTTGACAATGGTCTGCTTCGCCAGCATGAGGGCGATCAGGTTATGGCCATGTTTGCTCAAAACATGGGGGTTCGGGTCATTCGTGCGGATTCTGAAGAGCTGTTTCTGAGCCGTCTGAAAGGTGTTCAGGATCCTGAAGACAAACGCAAGATCATTGGTAATACCTTTATTGAGGTGTTTGATGAGCACGCTAGTGCTCTGGATAACATTGCATTTCTTGCCCAGGGAACCATCTATCCGGATGTGATTGAGTCTGCTGGTTCAGCAACGGGTAAGGCGCATGTCATCAAGTCCCACCATAATGTCGGTGGGTTGCCGGAAGACATGAAGATGGAGCTGGTCGAGCCTCTTCGTGAGTTGTTCAAGGATGAGGTCCGTACCATCGGTCTTGAGCTGGGGCTGCCATATGATATGGTTTACCGACATCCATTCCCGGGGCCTGGTCTTGGGGTTCGTATTCTGGGTGAGGTTAAGAAGGAATATGCGGATATTCTTCGCCAGGCCGATGCTATTTTTATCGAGGAACTGCGCAAGGCAGACTGGTATCAAAAAACCAGTCAGGCTTTTGCTGTATTCCTGCCGGTGAAGTCGGTTGGAGTGGTGGGCGATGGTCGTCGCTATGAGTATGTTATTGCCCTGAGGGTGGTGGAAACTGTCGACTTTATGACCGCCCGCTGGGCTCACTTGCCTTATGAACTACTGGAGAAAGTCTCCAATCGGATCATCAATGAAATTGAGCATGTTTCAAGGGTGACCTATGATGTATCCAGTAAACCGCCGGCCACGATTGAGTGGGAGTGA